The following proteins are encoded in a genomic region of Spirosoma sp. SC4-14:
- a CDS encoding efflux RND transporter periplasmic adaptor subunit, which yields MKLAYSLALLALLAFGCKEKTRPVVRAVPRPTVSTDGLRITFPNPAMISSFTTQPTQTEVIRTDFAAPGHVAAMVLKSSENPAERLVLFDDPGLSNNYTAILQHRINIQTERGNLDRVKDLQAHGAASGKEVIEAQTQLANEEAAIISDEATLKLAGFDPEELRRARPNTILVVCEIPENQFGMITKGLPCTLNFTSFPNERFAGRIDNVNDYVDNTTRQIKLRISVPNPDGRLKAGMFATASFGVVEGKFMTVSRNAVVTVQGRDYVFVKTGPLTIERRPVQLGQQRDDRIVVLSGLKENDPVTVANTLQLKGLSFGY from the coding sequence ATGAAACTTGCCTATTCATTAGCTCTTCTGGCCTTATTGGCTTTTGGCTGTAAAGAAAAAACCAGGCCCGTTGTTCGGGCAGTTCCACGGCCTACAGTTAGCACCGATGGCCTTCGCATCACATTTCCGAACCCGGCCATGATTAGTTCATTTACCACCCAGCCTACGCAGACGGAGGTCATTCGAACCGATTTTGCAGCTCCGGGTCATGTAGCGGCTATGGTGTTGAAATCAAGCGAAAATCCGGCAGAACGACTGGTCCTCTTCGATGATCCTGGCCTTTCGAATAACTATACGGCCATATTGCAGCACCGAATCAATATCCAGACGGAGCGCGGCAACCTGGACCGGGTGAAGGATTTGCAGGCGCATGGAGCCGCATCGGGCAAAGAAGTGATTGAAGCCCAAACCCAGTTAGCCAACGAAGAAGCCGCCATTATTTCGGACGAAGCAACGCTCAAACTCGCAGGTTTCGACCCCGAAGAATTGCGTCGTGCCCGACCTAATACCATTCTGGTGGTTTGCGAAATTCCCGAAAACCAGTTTGGTATGATCACAAAAGGGCTGCCCTGTACACTCAATTTCACCTCCTTTCCCAATGAACGGTTTGCGGGCCGGATCGACAATGTGAACGATTACGTCGACAATACAACCCGCCAGATCAAACTCCGCATATCGGTACCAAACCCCGACGGTCGGCTGAAAGCAGGTATGTTTGCTACCGCAAGTTTTGGTGTGGTTGAAGGGAAGTTCATGACCGTTTCGCGGAATGCGGTCGTTACGGTGCAGGGGCGCGACTATGTTTTTGTTAAAACCGGCCCATTGACCATCGAGCGCCGACCCGTACAGCTCGGACAACAGCGGGACGACCGCATTGTGGTACTCAGTGGCCTTAAAGAAAATGACCCCGTAACGGTAGCTAATACGCTACAATTGAAAGGCTTAAGCTTTGGCTATTAG
- a CDS encoding CusA/CzcA family heavy metal efflux RND transporter — translation MIQKLITFSLKNRWLVVGLAIVVMGLGLWCFKLLKIEAYPDIADTNVIVIAKYDGRAAEEVEQQVTIPIERVLNNVPHVTDRRSRTIFGLSVVQLNFDETVTDYFARQQIIERLSSAQLPAGVVPELAPLTTAVGEIYRYVIEAPLSMTPMQLRDLQDWTIIPQLLQVPGLADVTTFGGPIKQFQVIPDPAKLRKFDLTLQDVIQAVQDNNQNTGGNIIARGGQGFAVRGLGALKTPEDVQNIVLKANEGVPVLIRDVASVEINPPSPSGILGYRIPDEKLDAVGATEGIVLLRRGENPSEVLELLKAKIADLEARELPKGVHLRVLYDRGFLINHSLETVAHTLIEGISIVVILLVLFLGSLRAALVVTVTIPFSLLFAFILMKLVGIPANLLSLGAIDFGIIVDGASVMAEHLIRKYRSSGPGDRNQGIVNVTIHSAGEVAREIFFSVTIIILAYMPILLMQRVEGKLFSPMALTLSFAVIGSLLCALTVIPVLISFAFRKALAPDGKPLKEHKNLLLSPLEKGYQWLLRSVLFRSPRLVVGVGLAIVLVLIGFGAKLGTEFLPELDEGSIFMRAFMPSGITIQENAKIAPKIRDIIAKYKPVSFVITQSGRNDDGTDPFPSDRTEILIGLKDYSTWSDSISKKEMIRLMQNDLQEAFPGAFFSSGQPIIDQVMEIVTGSAADLAISIVGNDLTLMREKADSIAALVRGMNGAVSVNIEQEGPQDQLAIRINRPAAARYGINVAEIENMIEAAIGGKAIGSIYDEAKRYDIVVRFTPESRGSIDAIRQLQVPSASGALIPMSELADIRYVQGQTNIYRINGKRMVTVRTNIRGRDQGGFVKEISRKVRQHVKIPEGYSVIYGGQYENLERAGGQLVISIPLTIVVVFLFLFMLYGNVRDTLLTLTCLLFALAGGIGSLLLRGYNFNVSAGVGFVSIFGISVMAGVLLVSALNRNLLVSSKPLLDITIETAQEQFRAIMAIMVVAIIGLVPAAISSGIGSDVQRPLATVIIGGLTTTLFFTPLIIPPLFYLVNRNRPRPTPLDSTGKHLPQPIEEGTEI, via the coding sequence ATGATTCAGAAATTAATCACATTTTCGCTTAAAAATCGCTGGCTTGTTGTTGGTCTGGCCATTGTTGTCATGGGCCTGGGGCTCTGGTGCTTCAAACTGCTCAAGATTGAAGCCTATCCCGATATTGCCGACACCAACGTCATTGTTATTGCCAAATATGACGGGCGAGCCGCTGAGGAGGTCGAACAACAGGTAACCATACCCATTGAACGGGTGCTAAACAACGTACCGCATGTAACCGATCGACGGTCGCGAACCATTTTTGGTTTATCGGTCGTACAGCTCAATTTCGACGAGACCGTAACGGATTATTTTGCCCGTCAGCAAATTATCGAACGACTGAGCAGCGCACAACTTCCGGCGGGTGTCGTCCCCGAACTGGCACCGCTCACAACAGCCGTGGGCGAAATTTACCGATACGTGATCGAAGCGCCCCTTAGCATGACGCCCATGCAACTGCGCGATTTGCAGGACTGGACCATTATTCCGCAACTTTTACAGGTGCCGGGCCTGGCCGACGTAACCACATTCGGTGGACCAATCAAGCAATTTCAGGTAATTCCCGACCCGGCCAAACTTCGGAAGTTCGACCTTACGTTGCAGGATGTCATTCAGGCCGTACAGGACAACAACCAGAACACGGGTGGTAATATCATTGCGCGGGGAGGCCAGGGGTTTGCGGTTCGGGGGCTGGGAGCGCTGAAAACGCCGGAAGACGTTCAGAATATCGTTCTGAAAGCTAACGAAGGAGTTCCGGTACTTATCCGCGATGTTGCCAGTGTTGAAATCAATCCTCCTTCTCCTTCGGGTATTCTGGGCTACCGAATTCCCGACGAAAAGCTCGATGCCGTTGGAGCAACCGAGGGAATTGTGCTCCTCCGGCGGGGCGAAAACCCAAGTGAAGTACTGGAGTTGCTGAAAGCTAAAATTGCCGACCTCGAAGCCCGCGAGCTTCCCAAGGGTGTTCATCTGCGGGTTCTCTACGACCGGGGCTTCCTCATCAATCACTCGCTCGAAACGGTTGCCCATACCCTTATTGAAGGTATATCGATTGTTGTCATTTTGCTGGTTCTATTCCTGGGCAGCCTGCGGGCGGCTCTGGTCGTTACGGTTACGATTCCGTTTTCTTTGCTGTTTGCCTTCATTCTGATGAAACTGGTGGGCATCCCGGCCAACCTGCTGTCGCTCGGCGCTATTGACTTTGGCATTATTGTCGATGGTGCCAGCGTGATGGCCGAACACCTGATTCGAAAATACCGATCATCGGGGCCGGGCGACCGGAATCAGGGGATTGTGAACGTTACGATCCATTCGGCAGGCGAAGTAGCGCGGGAAATTTTCTTCTCGGTCACGATCATTATCCTGGCCTATATGCCTATTCTGCTTATGCAACGGGTTGAAGGCAAGCTGTTCAGTCCAATGGCACTAACGCTGTCTTTTGCCGTTATCGGATCGCTTCTCTGCGCCCTGACAGTCATTCCGGTTCTGATATCATTTGCTTTCCGCAAAGCCCTGGCTCCCGATGGCAAGCCTCTCAAAGAGCACAAAAACCTACTCTTATCGCCCCTCGAAAAAGGCTATCAATGGCTCCTGCGGTCGGTGCTGTTCCGTAGTCCGCGTCTGGTAGTTGGCGTTGGATTGGCGATAGTTCTCGTTTTGATTGGCTTCGGCGCAAAGCTCGGCACTGAATTTTTACCCGAATTGGACGAAGGTTCGATTTTTATGCGGGCATTCATGCCATCGGGTATCACAATTCAGGAGAACGCCAAAATTGCACCTAAAATCCGCGACATTATTGCTAAATACAAACCGGTCAGTTTTGTCATTACGCAATCGGGACGCAACGACGATGGGACTGACCCGTTTCCATCCGACCGCACCGAAATCCTGATTGGTCTGAAAGATTACAGTACCTGGTCTGATAGCATTTCCAAAAAAGAAATGATTCGGCTCATGCAAAACGACCTTCAGGAAGCCTTTCCCGGAGCGTTCTTTTCGTCGGGCCAGCCGATCATCGATCAGGTTATGGAAATTGTGACGGGTAGCGCGGCCGACCTCGCCATTTCTATTGTAGGTAACGATTTGACGCTGATGCGCGAAAAAGCCGACAGTATTGCGGCACTGGTACGTGGCATGAACGGTGCCGTATCGGTAAACATCGAACAGGAAGGGCCACAGGACCAGTTAGCCATTCGGATCAATCGCCCGGCTGCGGCCCGATACGGTATCAACGTGGCCGAAATTGAGAATATGATCGAAGCCGCTATTGGTGGCAAAGCCATTGGTTCAATTTATGACGAAGCCAAGCGCTACGACATTGTAGTACGTTTCACGCCCGAAAGTCGCGGCAGTATCGACGCCATTCGACAACTACAGGTACCATCGGCGTCGGGAGCACTGATCCCAATGAGCGAACTGGCCGACATCCGCTATGTACAGGGCCAAACGAACATTTATCGAATTAATGGCAAACGAATGGTGACGGTCCGAACCAATATTAGAGGGCGCGATCAGGGTGGATTTGTGAAGGAGATCAGCCGCAAAGTTCGTCAGCACGTCAAAATTCCGGAAGGCTACAGCGTTATTTATGGCGGTCAGTACGAAAACCTTGAACGGGCAGGCGGCCAGTTAGTCATCTCGATTCCGCTGACTATTGTGGTTGTGTTTCTGTTCTTGTTCATGCTCTACGGCAATGTCCGCGATACACTGCTGACGCTGACCTGCCTGCTCTTTGCCCTGGCGGGCGGTATCGGGTCGTTGCTGCTGCGAGGTTATAATTTCAATGTTTCGGCGGGGGTAGGGTTCGTGTCTATCTTTGGTATTTCGGTAATGGCGGGTGTATTGCTGGTGTCGGCTCTGAACCGAAATCTGCTGGTTAGTTCAAAACCGCTACTCGACATTACGATCGAAACGGCTCAGGAGCAATTTCGGGCTATTATGGCCATTATGGTTGTGGCAATCATTGGCCTGGTACCGGCAGCCATATCAAGTGGCATTGGTTCCGACGTACAGCGTCCACTGGCAACGGTGATCATTGGCGGATTAACGACTACTCTATTCTTTACTCCGCTTATTATACCGCCGTTGTTTTACCTCGTCAATCGAAACCGACCCAGACCCACGCCACTAGACTCAACGGGGAAGCACTTGCCACAACCTATCGAAGAAGGAACCGAAATTTAA